A genome region from Methanobacterium subterraneum includes the following:
- a CDS encoding PAS domain S-box protein: protein MASPSASRMYRFDSPQEMKGISSISLYKSPEDRQIILEKLKSEGKVENMEGEALRKDGTSFWVSMNAQYYYGENGEIKGTEAFIRDITQNKKVERALEKSESYYRAIFNHTGTATVIIEEDTIISLANAEFEKLSGYRREELEGKKSWTEFVLKDDLERMREYHRVRRSDPQSAPEIYDFRFIDRERNLKYIHLEVGMIPGTKKSVASLLDITGRKTAEERINRLYRLYATLSQVNQAVVRIDNTEELFTRICQICVDYGKFKMAWMGMIDHDTGNLTPVSHYGYEDGYLEKISINIHEKPTSDKPASIVGETGELVVIEDIKNEPNLAWGPEALKRGYKSLALIPVKFRDNLIGILNIYSEEVGFFSDEEEVELVREMGMDISMAIDFIETEKDRKKMVRALHESEKNLRFSNEWLAFAQRAAKSGFWDWDMLTGKLTWSPEFYELFDLPSTAEPSFDTWLEIMHPDDREPAMDRINRAIENHEFLENEYRIIRPDGDEIWISALGTTYYDGKGRPMRMSGISLDITEQKKKESEIEFKNTLLEAQLESSIDGILVVDNNSKFILYNHRFVEMWNIPKNLLTTNDDKKIVDFALKQLKDPQSFKEKVEYLYSHESEKSRDEIELKDGKIFDRYSAPLYDSEDNYMGRMWYFHDITEKTKIQNQIRNQYHFLQHLVDTIPYPLFYKDKNYAYIGCNKAFEEFIGLAKDDIIGKTVYDISPKDLAEKYHRKDEELMESGDLQAYEAPVKYADGSRHIVLFNKTTFDDADGNVAGLIGLMVDITQRIEAENALKVSENKYRALFDNAADGIFLMKNDHFVECNQKALKMYGVTLDQIIGEQPHVFSPELQPDGARSKDRSFELVQKALEGHPQHFQWKHLRYDGTPFYAEVTLNRLKIEDEYLTQAIVRDITSRKKTEDLLMESEHRHRMVGQLINDFAYSCVHGESGEYEVDWITDSFYKITGYTEKELISNRCWMFTVHPEDENIAQQQLSDLNAGSTNIHIFRIITSNGEVRWLRNHVRCVEDTIPGRLRIYGAAQDITQQREYLDDLKWELEINHSLSRIYKPMISEESSMENIAISILEESKKLTGSQKGYVATIDPENRDMVVQTHTAMMEECPVKLKDKIRFPCDEDGSYPALWGHSLNNLTGFYTNSPQTHHSSRGIPEGHIPLESFISVPVVGGGELLGQIALANSAHGYNDLDLEALERISAYYALAIQRIRYKEKIIANLNEKELLLREIHHRVKNNMQIVTSLMNLQKQYVEEDETKKVLGESQARVKSMAMVHEKLYESSDLSHINFKEYVEKLVYGIFYSYGVQRDTIKPIIVMEDFAMSMETSIPLGLIINELVSNSLRYAFPNKRTGEIKVSLKITGNDYELIVSDDGIGIPKEMDLENLKSLGLQLVTNLAHQLGAEITLDRSHGTEFRLKFKEFEYKERI from the coding sequence ATGGCCAGCCCCTCTGCTTCGCGTATGTACCGATTTGACTCTCCTCAAGAAATGAAGGGCATATCTTCCATTTCCCTTTACAAATCTCCGGAAGACAGACAGATCATACTGGAGAAACTTAAATCAGAGGGTAAAGTTGAAAATATGGAGGGTGAAGCCTTAAGAAAAGATGGGACATCATTCTGGGTATCCATGAATGCCCAATATTATTATGGTGAAAATGGAGAAATAAAGGGTACTGAGGCCTTCATACGTGATATCACCCAAAATAAAAAAGTGGAAAGGGCATTGGAAAAATCTGAATCTTATTACCGGGCAATTTTTAACCACACTGGAACTGCCACAGTGATCATTGAAGAAGATACCATCATTTCTCTGGCAAATGCTGAATTTGAAAAACTCAGTGGTTACCGGCGGGAAGAATTAGAGGGTAAAAAAAGCTGGACAGAATTTGTTTTAAAGGATGACCTGGAAAGGATGAGGGAATATCATCGTGTCCGCCGAAGCGATCCCCAAAGTGCCCCAGAAATATATGATTTCAGGTTCATTGACCGTGAAAGAAACCTTAAATACATTCATTTAGAAGTAGGTATGATTCCAGGAACCAAAAAGAGTGTTGCTTCTCTTCTGGATATAACTGGGCGTAAAACTGCAGAAGAGAGAATAAATCGATTGTACAGGTTATATGCTACACTTAGCCAGGTTAATCAGGCTGTGGTGAGAATTGATAATACTGAAGAATTATTCACACGAATATGTCAAATCTGTGTTGATTATGGTAAATTTAAGATGGCCTGGATGGGTATGATTGACCATGACACCGGTAACCTCACACCAGTAAGTCATTACGGATACGAGGATGGTTATCTTGAGAAGATATCCATAAACATTCATGAAAAACCAACCTCGGATAAACCTGCAAGTATAGTGGGAGAAACTGGTGAATTGGTTGTAATTGAAGATATAAAAAATGAACCAAATCTCGCATGGGGTCCAGAAGCTTTGAAAAGAGGTTATAAATCTTTAGCTTTGATTCCGGTTAAATTTAGGGATAACTTAATTGGAATTCTTAATATTTATTCAGAAGAAGTTGGGTTCTTCTCGGATGAAGAAGAAGTGGAATTAGTAAGGGAGATGGGAATGGATATTTCCATGGCCATAGACTTTATTGAAACAGAAAAAGATCGGAAAAAAATGGTTAGAGCACTGCATGAAAGTGAGAAGAATCTCCGATTTTCCAATGAATGGTTAGCATTTGCTCAACGTGCCGCTAAGAGTGGATTTTGGGATTGGGATATGCTCACTGGGAAGTTAACCTGGTCTCCTGAGTTTTATGAACTTTTTGACCTACCCTCGACAGCTGAACCATCCTTCGATACATGGTTAGAAATAATGCACCCTGATGACCGTGAACCAGCCATGGACAGAATAAATCGGGCCATTGAGAACCATGAATTCCTGGAAAATGAGTACAGAATCATCCGCCCCGATGGGGATGAAATCTGGATCAGTGCCCTGGGAACCACATACTATGATGGAAAGGGCAGGCCTATGAGGATGAGTGGAATCAGCCTGGATATCACTGAACAGAAAAAGAAAGAATCGGAAATTGAGTTCAAGAACACTCTCCTGGAGGCACAACTTGAATCTTCCATTGATGGAATTCTGGTAGTGGATAATAATAGTAAATTCATTCTTTACAATCATCGTTTTGTTGAAATGTGGAATATACCCAAAAACCTGTTAACAACCAATGATGATAAGAAGATTGTCGATTTTGCTTTGAAACAGTTAAAGGATCCTCAATCATTCAAGGAGAAGGTTGAATATCTTTATTCTCATGAATCTGAAAAAAGTAGGGATGAAATTGAATTAAAGGATGGTAAAATATTTGATAGATATTCTGCACCTTTATATGATTCAGAAGACAATTACATGGGTAGAATGTGGTATTTCCATGATATTACCGAGAAAACGAAAATACAAAATCAGATACGCAATCAGTACCATTTCCTGCAGCACCTGGTGGACACCATCCCCTACCCTCTTTTCTACAAGGACAAGAATTATGCCTATATTGGTTGTAATAAGGCATTTGAGGAATTTATTGGCCTAGCAAAGGATGATATTATTGGAAAGACAGTTTATGACATCTCTCCAAAGGATCTGGCAGAGAAATACCATCGTAAAGATGAGGAATTAATGGAAAGTGGAGATTTGCAGGCTTATGAGGCTCCGGTTAAATATGCTGACGGTTCAAGGCATATAGTACTTTTTAACAAGACCACTTTTGACGATGCAGATGGTAATGTGGCGGGTTTAATCGGTCTTATGGTGGATATAACCCAACGTATAGAGGCTGAAAATGCTCTTAAAGTGAGTGAAAATAAATATCGTGCCCTTTTTGATAATGCTGCTGATGGTATATTTTTAATGAAGAATGATCATTTTGTTGAATGCAATCAAAAGGCCCTTAAAATGTATGGTGTAACATTGGATCAAATAATAGGTGAACAACCTCATGTTTTCTCACCCGAACTACAACCAGATGGTGCAAGATCCAAGGATCGATCTTTTGAACTGGTACAAAAGGCTCTGGAAGGACATCCTCAGCATTTCCAGTGGAAACATCTCCGTTATGATGGGACACCATTCTATGCTGAAGTAACTTTAAACCGGCTCAAAATCGAAGATGAATATTTGACTCAGGCCATAGTACGTGATATAACATCCCGGAAAAAGACTGAGGATTTATTAATGGAATCTGAGCACCGGCACCGGATGGTAGGACAATTAATCAATGATTTTGCTTATTCCTGTGTGCACGGAGAATCCGGTGAATATGAGGTGGATTGGATAACTGATTCTTTTTATAAGATAACTGGCTACACTGAGAAAGAACTGATTTCAAACCGTTGCTGGATGTTCACAGTACATCCGGAAGATGAAAACATCGCCCAACAGCAACTCTCAGATTTGAATGCCGGTTCAACGAATATTCACATTTTCCGAATTATCACCAGTAACGGTGAAGTACGCTGGCTTCGAAACCATGTTCGATGTGTGGAAGATACAATACCTGGCAGGTTACGTATTTATGGTGCGGCACAGGACATCACCCAACAGAGGGAATATCTGGATGACCTGAAATGGGAACTTGAAATAAACCATTCACTTTCCAGGATCTATAAGCCAATGATTTCAGAAGAGTCATCTATGGAAAACATAGCTATTTCAATTCTAGAAGAGTCTAAAAAGCTCACCGGGAGCCAAAAAGGCTACGTAGCCACTATTGATCCTGAAAACCGGGATATGGTAGTTCAAACCCACACCGCCATGATGGAGGAATGTCCGGTTAAATTGAAGGATAAGATCAGATTCCCCTGTGATGAGGATGGTTCTTACCCGGCTCTTTGGGGTCATTCCCTTAACAACTTAACTGGATTTTACACCAATTCACCACAGACCCATCACTCTTCAAGGGGAATACCCGAAGGTCACATACCCTTAGAGAGTTTTATTTCTGTACCGGTAGTGGGTGGTGGTGAATTATTGGGGCAGATTGCCCTGGCAAATTCTGCCCATGGATACAATGACTTGGACCTTGAGGCTTTGGAGCGAATATCCGCCTATTATGCTCTGGCCATCCAGAGAATAAGGTATAAAGAAAAGATCATCGCCAATTTAAATGAAAAGGAACTGTTACTACGGGAAATACATCACCGGGTTAAAAATAACATGCAAATAGTTACCAGTCTAATGAATCTGCAGAAACAGTATGTGGAAGAAGATGAAACTAAAAAGGTCTTAGGGGAGAGTCAGGCCCGAGTTAAATCCATGGCCATGGTCCATGAAAAGCTCTACGAGTCCTCTGATCTCAGTCACATAAACTTCAAAGAATATGTTGAAAAACTGGTTTACGGAATTTTTTACTCATATGGGGTTCAAAGAGATACGATAAAACCCATTATAGTCATGGAAGACTTTGCCATGAGTATGGAAACCTCCATTCCATTGGGCCTTATTATTAATGAACTAGTCTCCAACAGCCTCCGATATGCATTTCCCAACAAAAGAACGGGCGAGATAAAAGTATCCCTTAAAATTACAGGAAATGACTATGAGTTAATTGTCAGTGATGATGGGATTGGTATCCCTAAAGAGATGGACCTTGAAAACTTGAAATCACTGGGGTTGCAACTGGTTACCAACCTTGCCCATCAACTGGGCGCCGAGATCACACTGGACCGGAGTCATGGAACCGAATTTAGATTAAAATTCAAAGAATTTGAATACAAAGAAAGAATTTAG
- a CDS encoding endonuclease III domain-containing protein, with product MSDLILKIYKELYKLYGPQGWWPLMDLESENLNKTGATQGYHPLNYDLPETENQKYEIILGAILTQNTTWTSAEKALLNLKELNALNPDKLLNLDEDVLKEAVRPAGFLNQKSRYLVNITRFFISLEGDTPTRNNILMVKGVGNETADSILLYAYKQPEFVVDAYTRRIFSHLGLVDEKISYLDLKKIFEGNLPTDVPVYQEYHALIVEHAKRQYQKKPYTNILQGKN from the coding sequence ATGAGTGATTTGATTTTAAAAATCTATAAAGAACTTTACAAACTTTACGGGCCTCAGGGTTGGTGGCCTTTAATGGATCTGGAGTCGGAGAATTTGAATAAAACTGGAGCCACCCAGGGTTACCATCCCTTAAATTATGACCTTCCTGAAACAGAAAACCAGAAATATGAAATTATTTTAGGTGCAATATTAACCCAGAACACCACCTGGACATCAGCAGAAAAGGCTCTCTTAAACCTTAAAGAATTAAATGCCCTAAACCCTGATAAACTCCTTAACCTTGATGAAGATGTACTTAAAGAAGCAGTTCGTCCCGCTGGTTTTCTCAACCAGAAATCAAGATATCTGGTGAATATCACCCGGTTTTTTATATCCCTGGAAGGGGATACACCCACCCGAAACAATATTTTAATGGTGAAAGGAGTGGGAAATGAAACTGCTGATTCCATACTACTTTATGCATATAAACAGCCCGAATTCGTAGTGGATGCCTACACCCGGAGAATTTTCAGCCATCTGGGACTGGTGGATGAGAAGATCAGTTACCTTGATCTTAAAAAGATCTTCGAAGGCAATCTACCAACCGATGTGCCAGTATACCAGGAATACCATGCATTGATAGTTGAACATGCCAAGAGACAGTACCAGAAAAAGCCTTATACTAACATTTTACAGGGAAAAAATTAG
- a CDS encoding GNAT family N-acetyltransferase produces the protein MMSKRARLIKESELKQLLSLYEYLIPEDPKLEIDSTLKKYWDDILSDPSLFYVVAEEEGRIVSSCNITIIKNLTREAKPYGLIENVVTHPDYRNKGYGVLVLKKAVEIAENKNCYKVMLMTSKKDEKTLHFYEKAGFDSGEKTAFIVRI, from the coding sequence ATGATGTCAAAGCGAGCACGTTTAATTAAGGAAAGCGAACTGAAACAATTGTTATCCCTCTATGAATACCTTATCCCCGAAGATCCTAAGTTAGAGATAGATTCTACTTTAAAAAAGTATTGGGATGATATATTATCTGATCCCAGTCTTTTTTATGTGGTGGCTGAAGAAGAGGGTAGGATAGTTTCATCCTGTAACATAACCATCATTAAAAACTTAACCCGGGAAGCTAAACCCTATGGCTTAATAGAAAACGTGGTCACCCATCCAGATTACAGAAACAAAGGATACGGGGTCCTGGTTTTAAAGAAAGCTGTGGAAATTGCTGAAAATAAGAACTGTTACAAGGTAATGTTAATGACCAGTAAAAAAGATGAAAAGACCTTACATTTTTATGAGAAAGCCGGATTCGATAGTGGAGAAAAAACTGCGTTTATCGTAAGAATATGA
- a CDS encoding GNAT family N-acetyltransferase, with protein sequence MRIECDRCVLREWNPGDVESLVENANNYSIASTMRDQFPSPYTLEDGKSWIKVTSYPGKNFFLAITLDDVAVGGIGLTLGEDIERISAEVGYWLGEKYWGKGITSSAIKGIVKYGFNNLGLERIFAKPFEHNTASRKVLEKNGFKLEGIMEKSCIKNGKICNQVLYAITKNYRE encoded by the coding sequence ATGAGAATTGAATGTGATAGATGTGTTTTGAGGGAGTGGAATCCCGGTGATGTTGAGAGTTTGGTGGAAAATGCTAACAATTACAGTATAGCCTCCACTATGCGAGATCAATTCCCCTCTCCCTACACCCTTGAAGATGGTAAATCATGGATAAAGGTTACTAGTTATCCGGGAAAAAACTTTTTTCTGGCAATAACATTGGACGATGTGGCAGTTGGAGGCATAGGACTCACCTTAGGTGAAGATATTGAAAGAATTTCTGCAGAAGTCGGTTACTGGTTAGGAGAAAAATATTGGGGTAAAGGGATCACCTCCTCTGCTATAAAAGGAATTGTGAAGTATGGATTTAACAACCTAGGGCTGGAAAGAATATTTGCCAAACCATTTGAACATAACACAGCCTCCAGGAAAGTTCTTGAAAAAAATGGTTTTAAACTGGAGGGCATTATGGAAAAAAGTTGTATTAAAAACGGCAAAATATGCAACCAGGTATTATATGCCATAACTAAAAATTATAGGGAATAA